A stretch of the Neodiprion lecontei isolate iyNeoLeco1 chromosome 4, iyNeoLeco1.1, whole genome shotgun sequence genome encodes the following:
- the LOC107226229 gene encoding succinate--CoA ligase [ADP-forming] subunit beta, mitochondrial-like: MLPRVPFLSRIFTHPGRLKIPTCLMRPPVRSLNVHEHVAYKLLKEGGIPTPKFGVAKTPDEASKYASDLNTQDIVLKAQVLAGGRGKGFFKGSNIGGVKMCETPEEAKDLANKMLGKLLVTKQTGADGRICNAVMVTTRMYPRREFYLAVLLERTFGGPVVIASSQGGVDIEEVAATNPNAITYEPIDIEEGISGEQAERIAVKMGLETVKNEMAEIICNLYELFLAKDALLLEINPFAEDMVTGNYVALDCKCRFDDNAEFRQKELFALRDWTQEDPREVAAAKYDLNYIALDGNIGCMVNGAGLAMATMDIIKLNGGDPANFLDLGGGATLETVKEAFKIITSDPKVDAILVNIFGGIMKCDIVAQGLIAASTDLKIDIPIVVRLQGTNVKEAKALMAAEKDAKIVSNDDLSAAAYTVVTMSKIVKLARSINVKLKMEVQDEDKSSGRKKCQ; the protein is encoded by the exons atgtTGCCACGAGTTCCCTTCTTGTCACGGATCTTCACGCATCCAGGTAGACTCAAG ATCCCAACATGTCTGATGCGACCACCGGTAAGAAGTTTGAACGTGCACGAGCACGTGGCATACAAATTACTTAAGGAAGGTGGTATTCCCACTCCGAAATTCGGAGTAGCCAAAACACCCGATGAAGCTTCTAAATATGCCAGCGATCTGAATACACAGGATATCGTTTTGAAAGCTCAAGTCCTTGCCGGAGGTCGAGGGAAGGGATTTTTTAAAGGATCCAACATCGGCGGTGTCAAGATGTGTGAAAC gcCAGAGGAGGCAAAAGATCTTGCAAATAAAATGCTGGGTAAATTACTTGTTACAAAACAAACGGGTGCCGATGGACGAATATGCAATGCCGTGATGGTAACGACACGAATGTATCCTCGCAGAGAATTTTATTTAGCCGTTTTACTCGAGCGAACCTTTGGT GGCCCAGTAGTGATTGCTTCGAGTCAGGGAGGTGTCGACATCGAAGAAGTAGCTGCGACAAACCCGAATGCTATAACGTACGAACCCATTGATATAGAGGAAGGAATTTCCGGAGAACAAGCAGAGCGTATTGCTGTAAAAATGGGTCTCGAAACAGTTAAGAATGAGATGGCCGAGATTATATGCAATCTGTATGAGTTGTTTCTTGCAAAGGACGCGCTCCTCCTTGAAATCAATCCATTCGCTGAAGATATGGTAACCGGAAATT acgTTGCGCTAGATTGCAAATGCAGATTTGATGACAATGCAGAATTCCGACAAAAGGAATTATTTGCGCTTCGAGATTGGACCCAAGAAGATCCAAGAGAGGTTGCCGCTGCTAAGTACGATTTGAACTACATCGCTCTTGATGGCAATATTGGTTGCATGGTGAATGGGGCTGGATTGGCTATGGCTACAATGGATATCATTAAGTTAAACGGAGGAGACCCAGCCAATTTCCTTGACCTTGGTGGTGGTGCAACCTTAGAAACGGTCAAGGAGGCTTTCAAGATCATTACTTCTGATCCGAAA GTAGATGCGATTTTAGTGAATATATTCGGAGGAATCATGAAATGCGATATTGTGGCTCAGGGACTTATTGCTGCATCAACCGACCTCAAAATTGATATTCCCATAGTAGTAAGATTACAG GGAACTAATGTCAAAGAGGCAAAGGCTCTAATGGCGGCAGAAAAAGATGCTAAGATAGTTTCAAATGACGACCTTTCAGCTGCAGCTTATACCGTTGTCACAATGTCGAAGATTGTAAAATTGGCAAGATCCATTAATGTGAAGCTTAAAATGGAGGTACAAGATGAAGACAAAAGCTCCGGTAGAAAAAAGTGTcaataa
- the LOC107226240 gene encoding organic cation transporter protein isoform X3, translated as MKSRPNNRRPGDTQGSDIENPPYETCHRWNDSSAKENSSLVSCTTWEYNLTSIPYKSLAAELDWVCDRSYLVSTAQSIFFCGSIVGGLLFGWLADHKGRIPALVICNGVGLLATVATAYANSFWSFAVIRFFAGLAFDNCINIPLIIVLEYVAVDKRSLVVNGAFGFYFALSSTILPWIAYFVADWRILCYVLAIPFLNAIVTPWILPESSRWYMTSGMSEKVVTKLKRIAQFNKKTPDPAIYDAFMANQEKDDREEQTATVLDLFKTRRLAKHTILVTLFWTLTALAFDGHVYSLKSLSGSVFVSFTLTSATELPAGILLILVLDRWGRRACSFVPTILTAVCSFLMIFIKTGVASLVVAVTARFLLNMAANVALQYAAEVLPTPARAQGVALVHIFGIIAHSMAPYVVEMTHIWDKLPMITLTLVSLVASILVLHLPETMGEDLPQTLQEGEDFCREQNFWSVPCIKKKSRPV; from the exons ATGAAGAGTCGTCCTAATAATCGAAGGCCGGGTGACACCCAAGGGAGCGACATTGAAA ATCCACCCTATGAGACCTGCCACCGGTGGAATGACAGTAGTGCTAAGGAAAACAGCAGTCTAGTGAGTTGTACCACTTGGGAGTACAACTTGACTTCGATTCCGTACAAAAGCTTGGCTGCTGAG ctCGACTGGGTGTGTGATCGTTCGTACTTGGTCTCTACTGCCCAATCAATATTCTTCTGTGGATCGATTGTTGGCGGTCTACTCTTCGGATGGCTTGCGGACCACAAAGGGCGAATACCTGCTCTCGTTATTTGCAATGGAGTAGGTCTACTTGCTACAGTCGCCACCGCCTATGCTAATTCCTTTTGGAGCTTCGCCGTCATCAGATTTTTCGCTGGACTAGCGTTTGACAACTGCATCAACATTCCGCTGATTATTG TACTGGAGTACGTGGCAGTGGATAAACGTAGTCTAGTGGTTAACGGTGCCTTTGGATTTTACTTTGCGCTGTCAAGTACAATTTTACCATGGATAGCCTATTTCGTCGCAGACTGGAGAATTCTATGCTACGTGCTTGCAATTCCATTTCTAAATGCCATAGTCACACCATGGATACTTCCAGAAAGTTCCAG GTGGTACATGACCTCTGGTATGTCGGAAAAAGTtgtaacaaaattgaaaagaatcgCACAATTCAATAAGAAGACTCCAGATCCTGCTATTTACGATGCATTTATG GCCAATCAGGAGAAAGACGACCGTGAGGAGCAAACGGCTACAGTCCTAGACTTATTTAAAACACGACGCCTGGCGAAACATACGATTCTTGTTACTCTGTTCTG GACACTGACAGCATTGGCTTTTGATGGGCACGTTTATTCCCTGAAATCGCTATCAGGATCCGTGTTTGTGTCATTTACACTTACAAGCGCAACTGAATTGCCAGCTGGGATTCTACTTATTCTGGTATTAGATCGATGGGGCAGACGTGCTTGCTCTTTCGTTCCAACAATTTTGACAGCGGTTTGCAGTTTTTTAATGATATTCATAAAAACAG GCGTTGCATCATTGGTGGTTGCAGTGACTGCTAGGTTTTTGTTGAACATGGCAGCAAACGTTGCTCTGCAATATGCAGCTGAAGTATTACCGACACCCGCTCGTGCCCAAGGCGTTGCCCTTGTTCATATTTTTGGCATCATTGCACATTCGATGGCACCTTACGTTGTCGAAATG ACACACATATGGGACAAACTACCAATGATAACGCTTACGCTAGTGTCACTTGTAGCATCAATTCTAGTGCTGCATTTACCCGAAACTATGGGGGAGGATTTGCCACAGACTCTTCAAGAAGGTGAAGACTTTTGTAGAGAGCAAAACTTTTGGTCTGTACCTTGtattaaaaagaaatcgaGGCCCGTTTGA
- the LOC107226240 gene encoding carcinine transporter isoform X2 has protein sequence MKSRPNNRRPGDTQGSDIESTEPLRLDLKSFDDMLPHVGDFGFYQWLLLISLIPYCFTYSVLYFGQFFITLVPTTYWCHVDGLGNLTIEERRNENIPQLLNADPPYETCHRWNDSSAKENSSLVSCTTWEYNLTSIPYKSLAAELDWVCDRSYLVSTAQSIFFCGSIVGGLLFGWLADHKGRIPALVICNGVGLLATVATAYANSFWSFAVIRFFAGLAFDNCINIPLIIVLEYVAVDKRSLVVNGAFGFYFALSSTILPWIAYFVADWRILCYVLAIPFLNAIVTPWILPESSRWYMTSGMSEKVVTKLKRIAQFNKKTPDPAIYDAFMANQEKDDREEQTATVLDLFKTRRLAKHTILVTLFWTLTALAFDGHVYSLKSLSGSVFVSFTLTSATELPAGILLILVLDRWGRRACSFVPTILTAVCSFLMIFIKTGIASLVVAVTARFLLNMAANVALQYAAEVLPTPARAQGVALVHIFGIIAHSMAPYVVEMTHIWDKLPMITLTLVSLVASILVLHLPETMGEDLPQTLQEGEDFCREQNFWSVPCIKKKSRPV, from the exons ATGAAGAGTCGTCCTAATAATCGAAGGCCGGGTGACACCCAAGGGAGCGACATTGAAAGTACTGAACCTCTGAGGCTCGACTTGAAATCTTTCGATGATATGCTTCCACACGTTGGAGATTTTGGGTTCTATCAGTGGCTCCTACTAATCTCTTTAATTCCATATTGTTTTACGTACTCTGTGCTTTATTTTGggcaatttttcatcactttggTTCCTACTACATATTGGTGTCACGTTGATGGGCTGGGAAACTTAACAATCGAGGAAag ACGCAACGAGAATATACCACAATTATTAAATGCAGATCCACCCTATGAGACCTGCCACCGGTGGAATGACAGTAGTGCTAAGGAAAACAGCAGTCTAGTGAGTTGTACCACTTGGGAGTACAACTTGACTTCGATTCCGTACAAAAGCTTGGCTGCTGAG ctCGACTGGGTGTGTGATCGTTCGTACTTGGTCTCTACTGCCCAATCAATATTCTTCTGTGGATCGATTGTTGGCGGTCTACTCTTCGGATGGCTTGCGGACCACAAAGGGCGAATACCTGCTCTCGTTATTTGCAATGGAGTAGGTCTACTTGCTACAGTCGCCACCGCCTATGCTAATTCCTTTTGGAGCTTCGCCGTCATCAGATTTTTCGCTGGACTAGCGTTTGACAACTGCATCAACATTCCGCTGATTATTG TACTGGAGTACGTGGCAGTGGATAAACGTAGTCTAGTGGTTAACGGTGCCTTTGGATTTTACTTTGCGCTGTCAAGTACAATTTTACCATGGATAGCCTATTTCGTCGCAGACTGGAGAATTCTATGCTACGTGCTTGCAATTCCATTTCTAAATGCCATAGTCACACCATGGATACTTCCAGAAAGTTCCAG GTGGTACATGACCTCTGGTATGTCGGAAAAAGTtgtaacaaaattgaaaagaatcgCACAATTCAATAAGAAGACTCCAGATCCTGCTATTTACGATGCATTTATG GCCAATCAGGAGAAAGACGACCGTGAGGAGCAAACGGCTACAGTCCTAGACTTATTTAAAACACGACGCCTGGCGAAACATACGATTCTTGTTACTCTGTTCTG GACACTGACAGCATTGGCTTTTGATGGGCACGTTTATTCCCTGAAATCGCTATCAGGATCCGTGTTTGTGTCATTTACACTTACAAGCGCAACTGAATTGCCAGCTGGGATTCTACTTATTCTGGTATTAGATCGATGGGGCAGACGTGCTTGCTCTTTCGTTCCAACAATTTTGACAGCGGTTTGCAGTTTTTTAATGATATTCATAAAAACAGGTA TTGCATCATTGGTGGTTGCAGTGACTGCTAGGTTTTTGTTGAACATGGCAGCAAACGTTGCTCTGCAATATGCAGCTGAAGTATTACCGACACCCGCTCGTGCCCAAGGCGTTGCCCTTGTTCATATTTTTGGCATCATTGCACATTCGATGGCACCTTACGTTGTCGAAATG ACACACATATGGGACAAACTACCAATGATAACGCTTACGCTAGTGTCACTTGTAGCATCAATTCTAGTGCTGCATTTACCCGAAACTATGGGGGAGGATTTGCCACAGACTCTTCAAGAAGGTGAAGACTTTTGTAGAGAGCAAAACTTTTGGTCTGTACCTTGtattaaaaagaaatcgaGGCCCGTTTGA
- the LOC107226240 gene encoding carcinine transporter isoform X1: protein MKSRPNNRRPGDTQGSDIESTEPLRLDLKSFDDMLPHVGDFGFYQWLLLISLIPYCFTYSVLYFGQFFITLVPTTYWCHVDGLGNLTIEERRNENIPQLLNADPPYETCHRWNDSSAKENSSLVSCTTWEYNLTSIPYKSLAAELDWVCDRSYLVSTAQSIFFCGSIVGGLLFGWLADHKGRIPALVICNGVGLLATVATAYANSFWSFAVIRFFAGLAFDNCINIPLIIVLEYVAVDKRSLVVNGAFGFYFALSSTILPWIAYFVADWRILCYVLAIPFLNAIVTPWILPESSRWYMTSGMSEKVVTKLKRIAQFNKKTPDPAIYDAFMANQEKDDREEQTATVLDLFKTRRLAKHTILVTLFWTLTALAFDGHVYSLKSLSGSVFVSFTLTSATELPAGILLILVLDRWGRRACSFVPTILTAVCSFLMIFIKTGVASLVVAVTARFLLNMAANVALQYAAEVLPTPARAQGVALVHIFGIIAHSMAPYVVEMTHIWDKLPMITLTLVSLVASILVLHLPETMGEDLPQTLQEGEDFCREQNFWSVPCIKKKSRPV, encoded by the exons ATGAAGAGTCGTCCTAATAATCGAAGGCCGGGTGACACCCAAGGGAGCGACATTGAAAGTACTGAACCTCTGAGGCTCGACTTGAAATCTTTCGATGATATGCTTCCACACGTTGGAGATTTTGGGTTCTATCAGTGGCTCCTACTAATCTCTTTAATTCCATATTGTTTTACGTACTCTGTGCTTTATTTTGggcaatttttcatcactttggTTCCTACTACATATTGGTGTCACGTTGATGGGCTGGGAAACTTAACAATCGAGGAAag ACGCAACGAGAATATACCACAATTATTAAATGCAGATCCACCCTATGAGACCTGCCACCGGTGGAATGACAGTAGTGCTAAGGAAAACAGCAGTCTAGTGAGTTGTACCACTTGGGAGTACAACTTGACTTCGATTCCGTACAAAAGCTTGGCTGCTGAG ctCGACTGGGTGTGTGATCGTTCGTACTTGGTCTCTACTGCCCAATCAATATTCTTCTGTGGATCGATTGTTGGCGGTCTACTCTTCGGATGGCTTGCGGACCACAAAGGGCGAATACCTGCTCTCGTTATTTGCAATGGAGTAGGTCTACTTGCTACAGTCGCCACCGCCTATGCTAATTCCTTTTGGAGCTTCGCCGTCATCAGATTTTTCGCTGGACTAGCGTTTGACAACTGCATCAACATTCCGCTGATTATTG TACTGGAGTACGTGGCAGTGGATAAACGTAGTCTAGTGGTTAACGGTGCCTTTGGATTTTACTTTGCGCTGTCAAGTACAATTTTACCATGGATAGCCTATTTCGTCGCAGACTGGAGAATTCTATGCTACGTGCTTGCAATTCCATTTCTAAATGCCATAGTCACACCATGGATACTTCCAGAAAGTTCCAG GTGGTACATGACCTCTGGTATGTCGGAAAAAGTtgtaacaaaattgaaaagaatcgCACAATTCAATAAGAAGACTCCAGATCCTGCTATTTACGATGCATTTATG GCCAATCAGGAGAAAGACGACCGTGAGGAGCAAACGGCTACAGTCCTAGACTTATTTAAAACACGACGCCTGGCGAAACATACGATTCTTGTTACTCTGTTCTG GACACTGACAGCATTGGCTTTTGATGGGCACGTTTATTCCCTGAAATCGCTATCAGGATCCGTGTTTGTGTCATTTACACTTACAAGCGCAACTGAATTGCCAGCTGGGATTCTACTTATTCTGGTATTAGATCGATGGGGCAGACGTGCTTGCTCTTTCGTTCCAACAATTTTGACAGCGGTTTGCAGTTTTTTAATGATATTCATAAAAACAG GCGTTGCATCATTGGTGGTTGCAGTGACTGCTAGGTTTTTGTTGAACATGGCAGCAAACGTTGCTCTGCAATATGCAGCTGAAGTATTACCGACACCCGCTCGTGCCCAAGGCGTTGCCCTTGTTCATATTTTTGGCATCATTGCACATTCGATGGCACCTTACGTTGTCGAAATG ACACACATATGGGACAAACTACCAATGATAACGCTTACGCTAGTGTCACTTGTAGCATCAATTCTAGTGCTGCATTTACCCGAAACTATGGGGGAGGATTTGCCACAGACTCTTCAAGAAGGTGAAGACTTTTGTAGAGAGCAAAACTTTTGGTCTGTACCTTGtattaaaaagaaatcgaGGCCCGTTTGA
- the LOC107226250 gene encoding putative uncharacterized protein DDB_G0286901 — translation MSEIDAKVNMSLDEIIKMEKKDKKNKKTTPPNKKGNIKRNRAGNVRGRGGFRGRGARNANQNGTPAKASQSWRLNRNQNQNIVQGGYVKRRYNKNGGLVRSRSNLNLNVKRGGPNNTTRGGLMSRRGRGGRAGLNRSRSRTNLTFTQRGFYTGNNNNNNNKNLLKRTNSLPNLRDPTSVHNRLGYQSPAQAAYRNRVKRAKQVLLQRQNQRLNHPNEFRLPQVGKSLTTLQQRALERRQQILTSQRRYNTGGLRSDQIVRAQRRAQYLQKLMRMNTPRMNTGQNVNFMCTLGNDYVREIRQRSMSLSRNQGGNVSNLRQLPRGRSPFRQSMQSLNMVGRGPLFAQQQRRSRSRSRSRSRNRNIPIADPGTDVDDRTFSEVMYSLSGNLGVTGRTLNDRFSF, via the exons atgTCCGAGATTGACGCGAAAGTGAACATGTCCCTCG ATGAGATCATAAAGATGGAGAAAAaggataaaaagaataaaaagacaACACCTCCGAATAAAAAAGGCAATATCAAACGCAATCGCGCAGGTAACGTGCGGGGCCGAGGTGGTTTCAGAGGCCGTGGCGCGAGGAATGCCAATCAAAACGGTACTCCTGCAAAAGCAAGTCAGTCATGGCGTCTAAATCGCAATCAGAATCAGAATATCGTCCAAGGTGGCTATGTTAAACGACGTTACAACAAAAATGGTGGCCTGGTCAGATCGAGAAGCAATTTAAACTTGAACGTAAAACGCGGCGGGCCAAATAATACTACCAGAGGTGGCTTGATGTCGCGTCGAGGTCGAGGCGGCAGGGCTGGACTAAACCGCAGCAGGAGCCGCACAAATTTAACTTTCACTCAGAGAGGATTTTATACTGgaaacaataacaacaacaacaacaaaaatctGTTGAAAAGAACAAACAGTTTGCCTAATTTGAGAGATCCCACCTCCGTGCATAACAGATTGGGATACCAGAGCCCCGCACAGGCTGCTTATCGGAATCGTGTGAAACGAGCTAAACAAGTACTCCTGCAACGTCAAAATCAGAGATTGAATCATCCAAATGAATTCAGA CTGCCGCAAGTTGGTAAATCCCTGACGACACTTCAGCAGAGAGCATTGGAGCGACGCCAACAAATACTTACATCTCAACGACGCTACAACACTGGAGGCTTACGCTCTGACCAGATAGTACGTGCCCAACGACGGGCTCAGTACCTACAGAAACTAATGAGGATGAA TACCCCACGGATGAACACTGGTCAGAATGTTAATTTCATGTGCACTCTTGGAAATGACTACGTGCGTGAAATTCGTCAACGATCAATGAGTCTGTCTCGAAACCAGGGCGGAAATGTAAGCAACCTGCGCCAATTACCTCGGGGACGCTCTCCATTCAGGCAAAGCATGCAAAGCTTGAACATG GTTGGCCGAGGTCCACTTTTTGCCCAGCAACAGAGGCGTTCCCGCTCCAGATCACGTTCCCGCTCTCGTAATCGCAACATCCCTATCGCTGACCCAGGAACTGATGTCGATGATCGTACCTTCAGTGAAGTTATGTACAGTTTGTCTGGGAACCTTGGTGTAACCGGAAGGACACTTAACGATAGATTCAGTTTCTAA